The DNA sequence GCCAGTGCTGCGAATGTTGAATATCACTGCAAGATTTTAATTGAAAAGTTTATGCTGCGTGAATTGATAAAATCGTCAATTGAAATCGCCGGCAAATGTTATGAAGGTGTAGATGATACGTTTGAAATTCTTGATGATGCAGAGAGAAAAATATTTGATATTTCTGAAAATAAATTTAAACGAACTTACACCCCGATCAATCTTGCAATAAAAGATACAATAGATAAAATTGAACGTTCACGCAAAGCTGAGTATGCAGGAACCCGTACAGGATACTTTCAGTTCGATGAATTGACGAACGGATTTCAAAATTCTGATTTGATAATTATAGCAGCAAGACCTGGAATTGGAAAGACAGCACTTGCAATTTCAATCGCTAGAAATATGTCGAATGATTACCAAGTCCCAGTTGGTTTCTTCAGTCTTGAAATGACAACGAATCAAATTGTCTTAAGACTTTTAAGTGGTGAAACACGAATTCCAATGTCACGTTTGCGTTCAAAAGTTCTAGATCATGAGGAAGATCGTAAATTGACAACTGCATTTCACAAGCTTTCAAATTTGAAATTTTTTATTGACGATACACCTGCTCTTTCAATTCTTGAACTCCGCGCAAAGACGAGACGATTAATTGCGGAACATAATGTTAAAGTGATTTTTGTAGATTATCTTCAGTTGATGCAGGGTCCATCAAATACTGAATCACGCGAGCGAGAAATATCCTACATTTCACGTTCGTTGAAGAGTCTTGCAAAAGAAATGGATATTCCAATAATTGCTTTAGCTCAGCTCAATCGACAAGTTGAGGGAAGACAGAGCAAACGTCCGCTTCTCTCGGATTTAAGAGAATCTGGGGCAATCGAGCAGGACGCTGATCTCGTCTGCTTTATTCATCGTGCTGATAAATATTTAGACAGAGATCAACTCGATGAAAAGGAGAAGAATATCGCTGAAATTATTATCGCAAAACAGCGAAATGGTCCAACTGCTTCATTTGAATTAGCGTTTCTTGATCATGCTACGAGATTTGAAAATCTTGAAACTACTAGAGTCGCAGAACTATACGCACCAGAAGTTGAAACTCCTTTCTAAAATTATTTCGAATTTCTTATGCTAATGCGAATTACTTTCCTTGCAATTATATTGACAATCAGCCAAGTTTTGTTTTCCCAAATCGATTATTTGAATCATGTAGCAAGTTTAGAAACTTGCAGA is a window from the Ignavibacteria bacterium genome containing:
- the dnaB gene encoding replicative DNA helicase, coding for MTKRQIRKKGNGSDLKITLDAGKNIPPQALDVESSVIGAILLDNSVANTVIEMLSQSDIFYSETNRKIFEAIKELFQKGSPIDVLTLLEEMRRREELDEIGGPGILTELTNNIASAANVEYHCKILIEKFMLRELIKSSIEIAGKCYEGVDDTFEILDDAERKIFDISENKFKRTYTPINLAIKDTIDKIERSRKAEYAGTRTGYFQFDELTNGFQNSDLIIIAARPGIGKTALAISIARNMSNDYQVPVGFFSLEMTTNQIVLRLLSGETRIPMSRLRSKVLDHEEDRKLTTAFHKLSNLKFFIDDTPALSILELRAKTRRLIAEHNVKVIFVDYLQLMQGPSNTESREREISYISRSLKSLAKEMDIPIIALAQLNRQVEGRQSKRPLLSDLRESGAIEQDADLVCFIHRADKYLDRDQLDEKEKNIAEIIIAKQRNGPTASFELAFLDHATRFENLETTRVAELYAPEVETPF